TGTGGACCCGCCAAATCGAGATCAAAGACTTGGAAGGAGAGGTGGTCGCCCGGGTGGATAAGACTGTCTCGATTAAGAAGAAGAACCTGTCTTCTTGAAGCGCTCCGCTACTTTATCCCAGTTGATGTTGTTAAAGAACACCTCGATATACTTGGGTCTGTCGAGGCCGAATTCCGTGATGAACGCGTGCTCGAAGACATCCATGATGAGCAGGGGAGTCGCTCCGGAGAGGTGGCCCAGATCGTGTTCGTTGATCCATTCATTGATAAGGCGCCCGCTTTTCGGCTCGATGTAGGAAACGACCCAGCCGATGCCGCGGATTTGTCCGGTGGCGATGAAATCGGCTTTCCACTGATCGAAGCCGCCGAAGTCGGCTGTCATTTTTTTCTGCAAGGGGTCATTCGCTGCCAGGGGTTTGGCTCCCAAGTTGTCAAAGTAGTACTCATGCAGGAGCATGCCGTTCATCTCCCAGCCAAGCATGCGCTTGAGCCCTGCGAATTCAGGGGTTTTATTTTGGCCGGATTTGTTGAGTTCCCCGATTTTTTCAAGCAGCAGATTGCTGTTTTTTACATACCCCTCATAGAGCTTGAAATGCATTTTGAGGAGATTGTCACTTAGGCCGGGCACTTTGCCGAGCAGGTGCTCGAAGTTTTTTGCCTGATAGGCTTGTGGTGCGGCAGCTTCTTTGGGTTTTTCCTCGGCGCTGTAGGCATTCGGCGTACTGATAAGCAAAGCGAAGAGGGCTGGGATGATGGCGAATTTCTTCATGGGAGCTCCTCATGGATTGTTGTTTTTTCAAATAAAAGATATAACGCCAATTTTATGAACGGAAGGAAAAAATGGTGTTATCTCGAACCTTTGTTGTTTTTCCCCTGGCACTCCTCTCTCTTCTTAATCTGGGAACACTTAGATCCAGCGAGTTAGAGGAAAAACCTCCGGCTGAGCCGCTTGGACTCAAGCCCGTTCCCTGGCCAAAAGACAATCCCTACTCGGCCTCTAAAGCAGAGCTTGGCCGCCTGCTCTACTTCGATAAAAGGCTCTCTGCCGATGGAACCGTTTCCTGCGCCACTTGCCACAAGAGGGAGTGCGGGTTCAGTGACTGTAAGGAGATCGCGGTAGGGATCAACGGACATAAGGGG
This genomic window from Estrella lausannensis contains:
- a CDS encoding superoxide dismutase yields the protein MKKFAIIPALFALLISTPNAYSAEEKPKEAAAPQAYQAKNFEHLLGKVPGLSDNLLKMHFKLYEGYVKNSNLLLEKIGELNKSGQNKTPEFAGLKRMLGWEMNGMLLHEYYFDNLGAKPLAANDPLQKKMTADFGGFDQWKADFIATGQIRGIGWVVSYIEPKSGRLINEWINEHDLGHLSGATPLLIMDVFEHAFITEFGLDRPKYIEVFFNNINWDKVAERFKKTGSSS